A region of Synergistaceae bacterium DNA encodes the following proteins:
- a CDS encoding sugar ABC transporter ATP-binding protein produces MKLLAELEHIDKSFFGVKVLDDVSFGVNAGEVVALLGENGAGKSTLVKILSGVYTRDAGTMKIYGRSVGNITPREAKNMGIAIIHQELNLCSHLTVAENIFLGRETVKKGVLAKRQMSAAAAAVLKRLNIDMDSDTIVGDLTVSKQQLVEIAKALSANARILIMDEPTSALTAKEIDDLFSIIHSLKREGHCGIVYISHRLDELKRVADRVAIMRDGRFIISKKFSEITMDEIISNMVGREIKEKFPCVERLRGRKIFEVKNLSAGKAVKNVSLELYEGEIVGIAGLMGAGRTELTRAIFGIDPRDGGEIFLDGEKVAINRPSDAISAGIVLAPEDRKKDGLCVRLSVRENVVLPNLDSLCGGGGVVSRVREMKMVDETVKNLAIKLSSPEVNAGSLSGGNQQKVVVGKWLARNSRVVIFDEPTRGIDVAAKVEIYNLMNELKKEGIGVMFVSSEMPEIMGFADRVLVMCEGRVTGEFTGDEVTQNKILECATRFEEKKEEKKLGAHIAVEGEEAV; encoded by the coding sequence GTGAAGCTGCTCGCCGAACTGGAACATATCGATAAATCTTTCTTTGGCGTAAAAGTTCTAGACGACGTGTCGTTCGGTGTCAATGCCGGAGAAGTTGTAGCGCTTCTCGGCGAAAATGGCGCCGGCAAATCGACGCTCGTCAAAATATTGAGCGGGGTCTACACGCGCGACGCCGGAACGATGAAAATTTACGGTCGTTCGGTGGGCAATATCACGCCGCGCGAAGCCAAGAACATGGGAATCGCGATAATCCACCAGGAACTCAATCTCTGTTCACACCTTACTGTGGCGGAAAATATCTTTTTGGGGCGTGAGACCGTCAAAAAAGGTGTCCTGGCTAAACGCCAGATGAGCGCGGCGGCGGCGGCAGTGTTAAAACGTCTCAATATCGACATGGATTCCGACACAATCGTCGGCGACCTTACCGTTTCAAAGCAGCAGCTCGTCGAGATAGCCAAGGCACTTTCGGCCAATGCCCGTATACTGATAATGGACGAGCCAACAAGCGCTCTGACGGCAAAAGAAATCGATGACCTTTTCAGCATAATCCATTCACTCAAAAGAGAGGGCCATTGTGGCATCGTCTACATATCGCACAGACTCGACGAACTGAAGCGCGTCGCCGATCGTGTTGCCATAATGCGGGACGGACGCTTCATCATCTCGAAAAAATTCTCGGAGATCACCATGGACGAGATCATTTCCAACATGGTGGGGCGGGAGATAAAGGAAAAATTTCCCTGCGTCGAGCGTCTGCGTGGTAGGAAAATATTCGAAGTCAAAAACCTCTCGGCGGGGAAAGCGGTGAAAAACGTCTCGCTGGAGCTTTACGAGGGCGAAATAGTGGGCATCGCGGGCCTTATGGGAGCCGGACGCACCGAACTCACGCGCGCGATATTCGGAATTGATCCCAGGGACGGAGGCGAAATATTCCTCGACGGCGAAAAAGTTGCAATAAATCGCCCCTCCGATGCGATTTCCGCGGGCATAGTCCTCGCGCCCGAGGACCGCAAGAAGGACGGCCTGTGCGTAAGGCTTTCCGTGCGAGAGAATGTCGTGTTGCCGAACCTCGACTCGCTTTGCGGGGGCGGCGGCGTGGTGAGCCGCGTCAGAGAGATGAAAATGGTGGACGAGACGGTCAAAAATCTCGCCATAAAACTTTCGAGCCCCGAGGTGAACGCGGGGAGCCTCTCGGGGGGCAATCAGCAGAAGGTCGTCGTCGGCAAATGGCTGGCGCGAAATTCCAGGGTCGTGATTTTCGACGAGCCGACGCGCGGAATCGACGTGGCCGCGAAGGTCGAAATCTATAACCTGATGAATGAACTCAAAAAAGAAGGCATTGGAGTCATGTTCGTGTCGTCCGAAATGCCGGAGATAATGGGCTTCGCTGATCGCGTGCTGGTGATGTGCGAGGGACGTGTCACCGGCGAATTCACAGGCGACGAGGTCACACAAAATAAAATATTGGAGTGCGCGACACGCTTCGAGGAAAAAAAAGAGGAGAAAAAACTCGGCGCGCATATTGCAGTCGAAGGGGAGGAAGCGGTATGA
- a CDS encoding substrate-binding domain-containing protein: protein MKALRCVLALTLVLGFLVSGAAAAQYKVTLITMDQMDRHWAGVNEGADKAAKEAGNVTYSWTAPDVKDDAKQIEMINNAVAGGANVILLAANGPDAVTEALKEAVAAGVKIIYVDSPANFPAEAIFTTNNEAAGNTAGKELIKALESAGKTEGKIGIVNVNSATASTVAREKGFRAAFEGTKFSILETQYGEGDVVKSKEIADNFITQGVVGLFGANEGSSTGVGNAIQEAGDAVLGVGFDQSDALRELIKNGYLIATMAQNPGVMGYEGVKAAVAVLEGKTVSKDPVDTGVTVLSKDKL from the coding sequence ATGAAAGCACTGCGTTGCGTATTGGCGTTGACGTTGGTTTTGGGGTTTTTGGTCAGCGGAGCGGCGGCCGCACAGTACAAAGTGACCCTCATAACTATGGATCAGATGGATCGTCACTGGGCCGGTGTGAACGAAGGCGCGGATAAAGCGGCGAAGGAAGCGGGCAACGTCACATACAGCTGGACCGCTCCCGACGTCAAGGATGACGCGAAGCAGATAGAAATGATCAACAACGCCGTGGCCGGCGGAGCGAACGTGATACTGCTAGCGGCGAACGGCCCCGACGCGGTCACCGAGGCGCTGAAGGAAGCGGTAGCGGCTGGCGTCAAGATCATCTACGTCGATTCTCCCGCGAATTTCCCAGCAGAAGCCATATTCACCACCAACAACGAAGCCGCGGGCAATACGGCGGGTAAAGAACTGATAAAGGCTCTGGAATCCGCGGGCAAGACCGAGGGCAAAATAGGTATCGTAAACGTGAACTCGGCAACCGCTAGCACCGTCGCCCGCGAAAAGGGTTTTCGCGCGGCGTTCGAGGGGACGAAGTTCAGCATTCTGGAGACGCAGTACGGCGAGGGCGATGTTGTAAAGAGTAAGGAAATAGCCGATAATTTCATCACTCAGGGCGTGGTTGGTCTCTTCGGCGCAAACGAGGGTTCCTCCACCGGCGTAGGTAACGCGATTCAGGAGGCTGGCGATGCGGTACTGGGAGTCGGCTTCGACCAGTCCGACGCTCTCCGCGAGCTTATCAAGAACGGCTACCTGATAGCGACGATGGCCCAGAACCCCGGCGTAATGGGCTATGAAGGCGTGAAAGCAGCAGTAGCTGTCCTGGAGGGCAAGACCGTCTCCAAGGACCCGGTGGATACCGGCGTAACCGTCCTAAGCAAGGACAAGCTGTAA
- a CDS encoding ABC transporter permease produces the protein MSGENRGIGARILTIRGMPQVITVTVGLAIIFFIFSMLSENFVSARNLRNLLRQMAPILIIGIAQSFVLITGNIDLSIGSVVGMSCMISATLMTKGVSPSGAVAITLISCLLIGALNGVLVARCGLPPFIATLGTMTIARGIAQIVNKNHNTDSIGEAARAFRNLFYYGEYGGVYSTVWIAVVLWIIFNFILSSTRTGRHIYAVGSNIEAARMSGVNVGYTVTAAYLVSAFCSCVVGFIVCATGGVGTMDAGNMYELYAVAASVIGGVSTLGGQGLLLGTVIGASIWSVLQNGLILAGAPVAIRNIAVGVIVVISVLLDIIVRQGTRMGKNKIAWFKRKTRERSES, from the coding sequence ATGAGCGGCGAAAACAGGGGTATTGGCGCCCGAATACTGACGATCAGGGGAATGCCCCAGGTCATAACGGTGACGGTGGGCCTCGCGATAATTTTCTTCATCTTCAGTATGCTGAGCGAGAACTTCGTCTCGGCGCGAAACCTGAGGAACCTTCTCCGCCAGATGGCCCCGATATTGATAATCGGTATAGCCCAGTCGTTCGTGCTCATAACGGGCAACATCGACCTCTCGATAGGCTCCGTGGTGGGGATGAGTTGCATGATATCGGCCACTCTCATGACGAAGGGAGTCTCTCCGTCGGGAGCCGTCGCCATAACTCTGATTTCGTGTCTGCTGATCGGCGCTCTCAACGGGGTACTGGTCGCGAGGTGCGGGCTTCCGCCGTTCATAGCGACGCTCGGCACCATGACGATCGCGCGCGGCATCGCTCAGATCGTGAACAAAAACCACAACACCGACTCGATCGGCGAGGCCGCGAGAGCTTTCCGCAACCTGTTCTACTATGGCGAGTACGGGGGAGTCTATAGCACCGTCTGGATAGCCGTCGTGCTTTGGATCATATTCAATTTCATACTGTCGTCCACCAGAACCGGCCGGCATATTTACGCCGTCGGCAGCAACATCGAGGCCGCCAGGATGTCTGGGGTGAATGTCGGCTACACGGTCACCGCAGCTTATCTTGTCAGCGCTTTCTGTTCCTGTGTCGTGGGATTCATAGTCTGCGCGACAGGCGGCGTGGGTACCATGGACGCCGGCAATATGTACGAGCTGTACGCCGTCGCCGCAAGCGTAATAGGCGGTGTCTCGACGCTGGGCGGTCAGGGGTTACTGTTGGGGACAGTGATAGGGGCGTCGATATGGAGTGTTCTCCAGAATGGCCTGATTTTGGCCGGCGCTCCGGTCGCGATCAGAAACATAGCGGTCGGCGTGATCGTCGTTATATCGGTGTTGCTCGACATCATCGTGCGTCAGGGGACGCGGATGGGGAAAAATAAAATCGCCTGGTTCAAACGCAAAACGCGTGAAAGGAGTGAAAGCTGA